From the Chitinolyticbacter meiyuanensis genome, one window contains:
- a CDS encoding YciI family protein — MRYIVQFRDNPDTAVLRREHLEAHLGWLHQHAAQVLAAGSLWPDGQEVAEGGLWIVEADSAAQIRELLASDPFWLCGLRAGVEIWQWRKAFPELNVPV, encoded by the coding sequence ATGCGTTACATCGTGCAGTTTCGCGATAACCCCGACACCGCGGTGTTGCGCCGCGAACATCTGGAGGCGCACTTAGGCTGGCTGCACCAGCATGCCGCGCAAGTGCTGGCCGCCGGCTCGCTGTGGCCTGATGGGCAGGAAGTCGCCGAGGGCGGGCTGTGGATCGTCGAGGCGGACAGCGCAGCCCAGATCCGCGAGCTGCTGGCGAGCGATCCGTTCTGGCTGTGCGGACTGCGTGCCGGTGTCGAGATCTGGCAGTGGCGCAAGGCT